A window of the Citrus sinensis cultivar Valencia sweet orange chromosome 9, DVS_A1.0, whole genome shotgun sequence genome harbors these coding sequences:
- the LOC102628885 gene encoding LOW QUALITY PROTEIN: probable F-box protein At5g04010 (The sequence of the model RefSeq protein was modified relative to this genomic sequence to represent the inferred CDS: inserted 1 base in 1 codon; substituted 1 base at 1 genomic stop codon) has product MSRLSSRNFPPWXVLSLVAQHLDPKTLAIASCVSKSWYISMSSDYLWQPICSSHYPSLSNFKLTDPSDISYRRLFSVGYSATKRRXKPPPPPRISLDNLIFAVELRTIEVDALIFTLAKSANELRCADTSGVFWFDIDINVNCFRSFGLIDLQEEVGITWNVLLRGWGGVFAMMDYEGRVSFSPAASESWFSEELPSPRCCSSEAASGIVADLRLGFSSSNVFCEDEKVRIEKVCVGMLSIVNWRYVTVDDGLRYLQHFLLPNSTMCM; this is encoded by the exons ATGTCTCGCCTTTCCTCAAGAAATTTTCCGCCATGGTAGGTCCTCAGTCTTGTTGCTCAGCATCTTGACCCCAAAACCCTAGCCATAGCTTCATGTGTGTCCAAATCATGGTATATATCCATGTCCTCTGATTACCTCTGGCAACCCATTTGCTCATCTCATTACCCTTCTCTCTCCAACTTCAAACTCACCGACCCATCGGACATCTCCTATCGCCGTCTCTTCTCCGTCGGCTACTCCGCCACCAAACGTC TCAAACCCCCTCCACCACCCCGCATTTCCCTCGACAACCTCATCTTCGCCGTCGAGCTACGCACCATAGAAGTTGATGCCCTAATTTTCACCCTAGCAAAATCTGCAAACGAATTACGTTGTGCTGACACGAGTGGCGTGTTCTGGTTCGATATCGATATTAACGTGAATTGTTTTCGTAGCTTTGGTTTGATCGATTTACAAGAGGAGGTGGGAATCACATGGAATGTGTTGTTGCGCGGATGGGGAGGAGTTTTTGCGATGATGGATTATGAAGGGAGGGTGAGTTTCTCTCCGGCGGCGTCCGAGTCGTGGTTTTCGGAGGAGCTGCCGTCGCCGAGGTGTTGTTCTAGTGAAGCTGCTAGTGGGATTGTTGCAGATTTGAGGTTAGGGTTTTCTAGTAGCAACGTTTTTTGTGAAGATGAGAAAGTTAGGATTGAGAAAGTGTGTGTGGGAATGTTGAGTATTGTAAATTGGAGGTATGTCACTGTTGATGATGGACTCAGGTACTTGCAACATTTTCTTTTGCCCAATAGCACTATGTGCATGTGA